In a single window of the Nodularia spumigena CCY9414 genome:
- a CDS encoding Npun_F0813 family protein: protein MFILKRQDVEISSIQHPKRDQQVSILNYQGQTFRLISVFKASQEEEARALWRELTDNRGKACVLLEEPDRFSVWGKVRLDQIDNDTGGYSKRGIYIQGSLLLLQAVYLDIEELLGNRQAGIFEKDIAQVLQEQKFPETSSLEAVKDLVTNDPLDLVKLPPWQEEHLISLLQELHKLGKTYFGNTNFAHQVTDMLQDMPEAERSLFITWLNQTSLSKLWQ, encoded by the coding sequence ATGTTTATTCTCAAACGGCAGGATGTTGAAATATCGAGTATTCAGCACCCAAAACGGGATCAGCAAGTGTCGATCCTTAATTATCAGGGGCAAACCTTTCGCTTGATTAGCGTCTTTAAAGCTAGTCAAGAAGAAGAAGCTAGAGCCTTGTGGAGAGAATTAACTGATAACCGGGGTAAGGCCTGTGTCTTGCTAGAGGAACCGGATCGCTTTAGTGTCTGGGGGAAAGTCCGCTTAGATCAAATAGATAATGACACTGGTGGCTATAGCAAGAGAGGAATTTACATTCAAGGGAGTCTTTTACTGCTGCAAGCAGTTTATCTCGACATTGAGGAGTTATTAGGCAATCGGCAAGCGGGAATTTTTGAGAAAGATATTGCACAAGTGTTACAAGAGCAAAAATTTCCTGAGACATCTTCCCTAGAAGCAGTCAAAGATTTGGTAACAAATGACCCGCTAGATTTAGTCAAACTTCCTCCCTGGCAAGAAGAACATTTGATTAGTTTATTGCAAGAACTGCATAAACTCGGAAAAACATATTTCGGGAATACTAACTTTGCCCATCAAGTCACTGATATGTTACAAGATATGCCAGAAGCCGAGCGATCGCTGTTTATCACTTGGCTAAATCAAACATCACTGAGTAAACTGTGGCAATAG
- a CDS encoding esterase/lipase family protein, which yields MNTKNQQRNSVLLIHGIDDTGAVFNQMASYLRQLGWSVHTLDLVPNNGAVGLDILAQQIADYVVKTFAPEEPIDLVGFSMGGIVSRYYVQRLGGINRVQRFITISSPHHGTVTAYASQRHGCLQMRRNSQFIQDLNADAVMLGQLNFTSIWTPYDLMIVPANSSQMPLGKEVVVPVVLHSWMLTDSRSLAAVASALAEPVNPCHQFGYADNCQKSPLGGGNI from the coding sequence ATGAACACCAAAAACCAACAGCGCAACTCCGTATTATTAATACACGGTATTGATGACACGGGAGCCGTTTTTAATCAAATGGCCAGTTATCTCAGACAATTGGGTTGGTCTGTGCATACTTTGGATCTCGTTCCTAATAATGGTGCTGTTGGGCTGGATATTTTGGCACAGCAGATAGCTGATTATGTCGTCAAAACCTTTGCGCCAGAAGAACCAATCGATTTAGTAGGCTTTAGCATGGGAGGAATTGTCAGCCGTTATTATGTTCAACGGCTAGGAGGAATTAACCGTGTGCAGAGGTTTATCACTATTTCCTCACCTCATCATGGAACTGTGACGGCTTATGCTTCCCAACGTCACGGCTGCTTGCAAATGCGCCGCAATAGTCAATTTATCCAGGATTTAAATGCTGATGCTGTGATGTTAGGGCAGCTAAATTTTACGTCAATATGGACACCCTATGATTTGATGATAGTTCCGGCAAATAGTTCACAAATGCCACTGGGAAAAGAAGTAGTAGTACCAGTTGTACTACACTCTTGGATGTTAACAGATTCCAGAAGTTTGGCAGCAGTCGCATCTGCTTTAGCCGAGCCAGTTAACCCCTGTCACCAATTTGGGTATGCTGATAACTGCCAAAAATCGCCTCTGGGTGGCGGTAATATTTAA
- a CDS encoding ADP-ribosylglycohydrolase family protein — protein MLTATKTLSGLMGLCVGDALGVPVEFTSRAERVKSPVTTMLGYGTWNQPPGTWSDDSSLTFCLAESLCRGYSLDAIANSFWRWYKQAYWTPRGDLFDIGQNTHEAIMRLKQGIVPHQAGGKVENSNGNGSLMRILPMAYCHQSITFTELIERVHDVSAITHAHVRSQMACGIYISIAVALLEGANLDTAYLQGLERIQSVYVDREYILEKPHFRRIFSGEIAKIPVEEINSGGYVIDTLESSLWCLLNSSSYSQTVLKAVNLGGDADTTAAVTGGLAGIYYGVENIPQEWINKIARKQDIIKLAERFADAMDAQM, from the coding sequence ATGCTAACCGCTACAAAAACGTTGTCTGGTTTGATGGGTTTATGTGTCGGTGATGCGTTGGGTGTGCCAGTTGAGTTTACTAGCCGGGCTGAAAGAGTGAAATCTCCAGTGACAACGATGCTAGGTTATGGCACATGGAATCAACCACCGGGAACTTGGTCTGATGATAGTTCGTTGACATTCTGCTTGGCAGAAAGCCTTTGTAGAGGATATTCGTTGGATGCTATAGCCAATTCTTTTTGGCGCTGGTATAAGCAAGCTTATTGGACTCCTCGTGGCGACCTGTTTGATATTGGTCAAAACACTCATGAAGCCATTATGCGCCTGAAACAGGGGATCGTACCTCATCAGGCAGGAGGTAAGGTAGAAAATAGTAATGGTAATGGTTCTTTGATGAGAATTTTGCCGATGGCTTATTGTCATCAAAGCATAACTTTCACCGAATTGATCGAGCGGGTGCATGATGTTTCTGCAATTACTCATGCTCATGTGCGATCGCAAATGGCCTGCGGTATTTATATTAGTATTGCCGTAGCCTTACTAGAAGGGGCTAACCTGGACACAGCTTATTTACAAGGATTAGAAAGAATTCAATCAGTTTACGTTGACCGGGAATATATTTTAGAAAAGCCGCATTTTCGCAGAATATTCAGTGGTGAAATAGCCAAGATACCAGTGGAAGAGATTAATTCTGGTGGCTATGTGATTGATACCCTCGAATCATCCCTGTGGTGTTTGTTAAATAGCTCATCTTACTCCCAGACAGTCCTGAAAGCCGTTAACTTGGGTGGAGATGCAGATACTACTGCTGCTGTGACTGGGGGGTTAGCAGGCATTTACTACGGTGTGGAAAATATTCCCCAAGAATGGATCAACAAAATCGCCCGCAAACAGGACATTATCAAGTTGGCAGAGCGTTTTGCCGACGCTATGGACGCTCAAATGTAG
- a CDS encoding ABC transporter ATP-binding protein, whose product MAKFQDILNYFHSDWKLSVFTIAASSVYEIIDLLVPYGIGQILNVLSNQPLDKPLQSAIASIAEYINYPVNQTLSLGVLLGLIFVVTVVKAPTQPWLTVWFHWDIPLRARRHQNETAIAKILTLPLEFYDENNPGRISGRVARGLANHTWTYPEIAGQLIPKLFRVLGIFGFILLIEWRIAVLYLISFVFILAFSLKTLRRIIWHESRLDKYMEGTESRTSELITNIKTVKAFATESQELKRQKQRLERELTVVDHRIHKGYVKLLTLQKVVIQFCVFTILGLTLAATVAGRITLGHFVMTLTLSSMAYAELEPISTLAELFARRYSSMLRFHEFLQAPIASDSVGLLEEEKQKESPYKFTGKIELSHINFGYDDSRQVLQDINLLISPYQTVALVGRSGSGKSTLVKLLLRYFEPQEGQISIDGQDIRTLDVGKYRRRLAIVHQEVDIFNGTILDNLTYGKPNATLEEVKEACRIARVDEVMSHLPQGYYTVVGERGVRLSGGQRQRLGIARALLVEPDVLIFDEATSSLDYESERAIQLAMRSIQGTCTTIVIAHRLSTVREADKIVVLDQGRIAEVGSHDELLRHEGIYHRLHSLQETGELLS is encoded by the coding sequence ATGGCCAAATTTCAAGATATTCTCAATTACTTTCATTCGGACTGGAAGCTGAGTGTTTTCACTATTGCTGCATCCAGCGTTTACGAAATTATTGATTTGCTTGTTCCTTATGGGATTGGGCAAATTTTAAATGTTTTGTCTAATCAACCGTTGGATAAACCATTGCAAAGTGCGATCGCTAGTATTGCAGAATATATCAATTACCCAGTTAATCAAACACTATCTTTGGGTGTATTATTGGGTTTAATTTTTGTAGTCACCGTAGTCAAAGCGCCCACACAGCCTTGGCTAACCGTTTGGTTTCATTGGGATATACCCTTAAGGGCGCGTCGCCATCAAAACGAAACAGCCATAGCCAAAATTCTCACACTCCCACTAGAATTTTATGATGAAAATAACCCCGGACGCATTTCTGGGCGAGTAGCCAGAGGTTTGGCTAACCATACTTGGACATATCCCGAAATTGCTGGTCAGTTGATTCCTAAACTGTTTCGGGTGCTGGGAATTTTCGGATTTATTTTATTGATTGAATGGCGAATTGCGGTTTTATATCTAATTTCCTTTGTATTTATCCTCGCCTTTAGTTTAAAGACTTTACGACGGATAATTTGGCATGAAAGTCGCCTCGATAAATATATGGAAGGTACAGAAAGCCGCACGTCAGAATTGATTACTAATATCAAAACAGTCAAAGCATTTGCCACGGAATCCCAGGAATTGAAGCGCCAAAAGCAACGTTTAGAGCGTGAATTGACAGTTGTTGATCATCGGATTCATAAAGGTTATGTCAAACTGTTGACTTTACAAAAGGTTGTCATTCAGTTTTGCGTGTTTACCATCTTAGGTTTAACCTTAGCCGCAACAGTAGCCGGGAGAATTACTCTCGGTCATTTTGTCATGACTTTAACTCTTTCTAGTATGGCTTATGCCGAATTGGAACCTATTAGCACACTCGCAGAACTTTTTGCCCGTCGCTATTCTTCGATGTTGCGATTTCACGAGTTTTTGCAAGCACCAATTGCATCTGATTCGGTTGGACTTTTGGAAGAGGAAAAGCAAAAGGAATCACCATATAAATTCACGGGAAAAATTGAGTTATCGCACATTAATTTTGGATATGATGACAGCCGTCAAGTTTTGCAAGATATCAACTTGTTGATTTCACCCTATCAAACAGTGGCGTTAGTTGGGCGTTCCGGTTCCGGTAAGTCCACTTTAGTGAAATTGCTGCTGCGGTATTTTGAACCTCAAGAAGGTCAAATTTCCATTGATGGTCAAGATATTCGCACCTTGGATGTAGGTAAGTATAGGCGCAGACTGGCGATCGTTCACCAAGAAGTGGACATTTTCAACGGTACTATCTTGGATAATCTCACCTACGGCAAACCAAACGCGACTCTGGAAGAGGTCAAGGAAGCCTGTAGAATTGCCAGAGTTGATGAAGTGATGTCACACCTACCCCAAGGTTATTACACCGTTGTGGGGGAACGTGGTGTGAGGTTATCTGGAGGACAAAGACAGCGCTTAGGAATTGCGAGGGCGTTATTAGTCGAACCAGATGTGCTGATTTTTGATGAAGCTACTTCTAGCCTAGATTACGAGTCCGAGCGTGCTATTCAATTAGCCATGCGCTCAATTCAGGGGACTTGCACCACAATTGTTATCGCCCACCGTTTAAGTACAGTCCGGGAAGCCGATAAAATAGTGGTTCTCGATCAAGGCCGAATTGCCGAGGTGGGTAGCCATGATGAACTGTTGCGTCATGAGGGTATTTACCACCGCTTGCACTCTCTCCAAGAAACCGGAGAATTGCTGAGTTAG
- a CDS encoding VOC family protein, which translates to MSQTLFHLAFPVTDIAQTKAYYVDALGCIPGRENPQALILNLYGHQLVAHVTKETLLPQKTIYPRHFGLIFLQEHDWEDLLEKAQQQNLIFRESPKTRFVGSPLEHRTFFLEDPFYNLMEFKYYRHPEAIFGSYQHTQIGDRG; encoded by the coding sequence ATGAGCCAAACTTTATTTCATCTGGCTTTTCCCGTGACTGACATAGCCCAAACTAAAGCATATTATGTCGATGCCCTCGGCTGCATCCCTGGGCGTGAAAATCCTCAAGCGCTAATTCTGAACCTCTACGGACATCAATTAGTAGCCCACGTCACCAAAGAAACCCTATTACCGCAAAAAACTATATATCCCAGGCACTTTGGACTAATTTTTCTCCAGGAACATGACTGGGAGGACTTACTAGAAAAAGCACAACAGCAAAATCTAATTTTTCGGGAATCACCTAAAACTCGCTTTGTTGGTTCTCCCTTAGAACATCGCACTTTCTTTTTAGAAGATCCCTTTTACAACTTGATGGAATTTAAATATTACCGCCACCCAGAGGCGATTTTTGGCAGTTATCAGCATACCCAAATTGGTGACAGGGGTTAA
- a CDS encoding tetratricopeptide repeat protein — protein sequence MIEQLATAFERKDYHTATKLLKQLLKETPENPWVQFYLGLLHQVSGKHQQADKIYRHLLRSTTNTKILAQARQGLQRLQEIEQEERQRAISKATSEPSNAELGVLVLEPLATELKTIAAPKFAQIMQLDPYTARLLLPSRGWRFYRTGQIGELKFYGQQLQQASIPCFWTTIAAVEQIQVFQLKYFSESQPKPTIVCRNQENQLGSLTFDWSEVTAKVVGRLPMFEQVIDLDKRGRLERKTETQDYAEFCDLHLPSRNCILRFYDHGYEFQKGVEMTSQASQNTTRINWNSLLQWISSQIPEVKTWSNFTSFAQTVLDQTEMLGNIESHIHLLRREKTNWDPAFHLYSGLVFVNQT from the coding sequence ATGATTGAGCAACTTGCCACCGCCTTTGAGCGTAAAGATTATCACACAGCAACCAAACTACTCAAACAGTTATTAAAAGAAACACCAGAAAATCCTTGGGTGCAATTTTATCTAGGACTACTGCATCAAGTATCTGGAAAGCACCAGCAAGCAGATAAAATTTATCGACACCTGCTACGGAGTACAACCAACACCAAAATACTCGCTCAAGCTCGCCAAGGTTTGCAGCGACTCCAAGAAATTGAGCAAGAAGAAAGACAACGCGCCATATCCAAAGCCACATCTGAACCCAGTAATGCTGAACTGGGAGTATTAGTATTAGAACCTTTAGCAACTGAACTAAAAACTATAGCAGCGCCAAAATTTGCTCAGATTATGCAACTAGACCCCTACACAGCCAGGCTATTGCTACCGAGTCGCGGCTGGAGATTCTATCGTACTGGACAAATAGGAGAACTCAAATTTTATGGTCAACAGCTACAACAAGCCAGTATTCCTTGCTTCTGGACAACAATAGCCGCAGTAGAGCAAATTCAAGTTTTTCAGCTTAAATATTTTTCAGAATCACAACCAAAACCTACTATTGTTTGCCGCAACCAAGAAAATCAACTTGGTTCCCTCACATTTGACTGGTCAGAAGTCACAGCCAAAGTGGTAGGACGTTTACCCATGTTTGAGCAAGTTATAGACCTTGACAAGCGTGGGAGATTAGAACGCAAAACCGAAACCCAAGACTATGCCGAGTTTTGTGATTTACACCTACCTAGTAGAAATTGCATTCTCCGATTTTATGATCATGGTTATGAATTCCAGAAAGGCGTAGAAATGACTTCTCAAGCCAGCCAAAATACAACCAGAATTAATTGGAACAGTTTACTGCAATGGATCTCATCACAAATACCAGAAGTTAAAACTTGGTCAAATTTCACATCCTTCGCACAGACCGTATTAGACCAAACAGAAATGCTGGGCAACATTGAGTCTCACATTCACCTATTGCGTAGGGAAAAGACTAATTGGGACCCAGCGTTTCATTTATATAGTGGCTTGGTATTTGTGAATCAAACCTAA
- a CDS encoding 16S rRNA (uracil(1498)-N(3))-methyltransferase: MAQLQRIAIAPSQIQENLITLTKEQQHYLRRVLRLRTGDRFIAMDGKGKWWLTQLESEQAQVLETLTVETELSVAITLMVALPKGNGFDDIIRYSTELGVTCIAPLLSDRTLLNPSPQKLERWRRIATEAAEQSERAFVPTILEPVSFMTAINASQATHRYICEGRGDYPHLNSLVKTDIPEIIIATGPEGGWTEPEIENAIASGFQPVSLGRRILRAVTAPVVALTLISANYEV, from the coding sequence ATGGCGCAACTACAACGAATTGCGATCGCACCCTCTCAAATTCAAGAAAATCTGATTACCTTGACAAAAGAGCAACAACATTATCTCAGAAGAGTGTTGCGGTTACGTACAGGCGATCGCTTCATTGCGATGGATGGTAAAGGCAAATGGTGGTTAACTCAATTAGAATCAGAGCAAGCCCAGGTTTTAGAAACACTCACCGTAGAAACTGAATTATCTGTAGCCATTACGCTCATGGTAGCCTTACCCAAAGGCAATGGATTTGATGACATCATCCGGTATTCTACGGAATTAGGTGTAACTTGTATTGCTCCGTTATTGAGCGATCGCACCTTACTAAATCCCAGTCCGCAAAAACTCGAACGTTGGCGACGCATAGCTACAGAAGCAGCAGAACAATCAGAACGTGCTTTTGTACCCACAATTTTAGAACCTGTAAGTTTTATGACTGCGATTAATGCTAGTCAAGCAACTCACCGTTATATTTGTGAAGGGCGTGGCGATTATCCGCACTTAAACAGCCTAGTTAAAACTGATATACCTGAAATCATTATTGCTACTGGTCCAGAAGGGGGATGGACAGAACCAGAAATTGAAAATGCGATCGCATCTGGATTTCAACCAGTATCCCTTGGTCGCCGTATCTTGCGCGCAGTTACAGCACCAGTAGTAGCATTAACCTTAATTTCCGCAAATTATGAAGTATAA
- the sir gene encoding sulfite reductase, ferredoxin dependent, whose protein sequence is MVKSAPAPIANRDQPSKVEGIKERSNFLREPVATQILEDTTHFTEEAVQLIKFHGSYQQDNRDNRVKGQEKDYQFMLRTRNPGGFVPPQLYLALDNLSDEHGNHTLRVTTRQGFQLHGILKKNLKAAIATIVQNMGSTLGACGDLNRNVMAPPAPFKNRRDYQYAWEYANNIADLLTPQTGAYYEIWLDGEKIISAEESPEVKAARQRNGTGTIIHDSEEPIYGTHYMPRKFKISVTVPGDNSVDLYSQDLTLVVITNPLGELEGFNVFAGGGFGRTHNKEETFARIADEICYVDKDDVYQLVKAIVATQRDYGDRTDRRHARLKYLINEWGVDKFRTQVEDYFGKSVAPFKPLPEFKYYDFLGWNEQGDGKLFLGISVDNGRVKDEGSFQLKTALRKVVEQFHLPMRLTPHHNIIFYDIQPENKSAIQEILQSCGIVDDPETIEPLVRYAMACPALPTCGLAITESERAIPGILERIRTLLDKLGLQKEHFVVRMTGCPNGCARPYMAELGFVGSAPESYQVWLGGSPDQTRLAQPYIEKLHHNDIESFLEPIFVYFKNFREYEESFGDFCDRLGFDALREFAATYQPQTTNTVSKSRHRVSIKDEVYLKLKEAANSQDKPMTELVNEALEAYFQNLP, encoded by the coding sequence ATGGTTAAATCTGCTCCTGCCCCAATTGCCAATCGTGATCAGCCTTCCAAAGTAGAAGGCATTAAGGAAAGAAGTAATTTTTTACGCGAACCTGTAGCTACCCAAATTCTGGAAGATACAACTCATTTTACCGAAGAAGCAGTACAACTGATCAAATTTCATGGTTCCTACCAGCAGGATAACCGCGATAATCGCGTCAAGGGACAGGAGAAAGATTATCAGTTTATGCTGCGGACAAGAAATCCTGGTGGGTTTGTACCGCCGCAGTTGTATTTGGCTTTAGATAATTTATCTGATGAACACGGGAATCACACATTACGAGTTACTACCCGTCAAGGCTTTCAGTTGCATGGGATTTTAAAAAAGAATCTCAAGGCGGCGATCGCCACTATAGTACAAAATATGGGTTCAACCTTGGGTGCTTGCGGGGACCTCAACCGTAACGTCATGGCTCCACCCGCCCCCTTTAAAAATCGCCGAGATTACCAGTACGCCTGGGAATATGCCAATAATATCGCTGATTTGCTGACACCGCAAACCGGGGCATATTACGAAATTTGGTTAGACGGGGAAAAAATCATTAGTGCCGAAGAAAGTCCAGAAGTCAAAGCTGCACGCCAGCGTAATGGCACTGGTACAATTATCCATGACAGCGAAGAACCGATTTATGGGACTCACTATATGCCCCGGAAATTTAAAATTTCCGTGACTGTACCTGGTGATAATTCCGTAGATTTATATTCCCAAGACTTGACTTTAGTCGTAATTACCAATCCTCTGGGAGAATTAGAAGGATTTAATGTGTTTGCCGGTGGCGGTTTTGGCAGGACACACAATAAAGAAGAAACCTTTGCCAGAATAGCAGATGAGATTTGCTATGTAGATAAAGATGATGTCTATCAGCTAGTCAAAGCGATTGTGGCGACTCAAAGAGATTATGGCGATCGCACTGACCGTCGTCATGCTAGATTAAAATATTTAATTAACGAATGGGGTGTAGATAAGTTCCGCACCCAAGTTGAGGATTATTTCGGTAAATCAGTCGCCCCCTTTAAACCCCTACCAGAATTTAAATATTACGATTTCCTCGGTTGGAATGAACAAGGTGATGGCAAGCTATTTTTAGGCATTTCCGTTGATAATGGTCGAGTTAAAGATGAAGGTTCCTTTCAACTGAAAACGGCCTTGCGGAAAGTTGTCGAGCAATTTCACTTACCTATGCGCTTGACACCCCACCACAACATCATTTTTTACGACATTCAGCCAGAAAATAAGTCAGCCATTCAGGAGATTTTACAAAGTTGCGGTATCGTTGATGACCCCGAAACCATCGAACCTCTAGTCCGGTATGCAATGGCTTGTCCGGCCTTGCCTACCTGCGGCTTGGCGATCACCGAATCAGAACGGGCAATCCCAGGTATATTAGAACGAATTCGCACTCTGTTGGATAAACTAGGTTTACAAAAAGAACATTTTGTGGTAAGGATGACAGGCTGTCCCAACGGCTGCGCTCGTCCTTACATGGCAGAATTAGGTTTTGTGGGTAGCGCCCCCGAATCTTACCAAGTTTGGCTGGGAGGTTCGCCGGATCAAACAAGATTAGCGCAACCTTACATAGAAAAGCTACATCATAACGACATAGAAAGCTTTTTAGAGCCAATTTTCGTTTACTTCAAGAATTTCCGGGAATATGAAGAAAGCTTTGGTGATTTTTGCGATCGCCTGGGTTTTGATGCTCTACGTGAATTTGCTGCCACTTACCAACCCCAAACTACTAATACTGTCAGTAAATCACGCCATCGAGTCAGTATTAAGGATGAAGTATATCTCAAGTTGAAAGAAGCAGCCAATAGCCAAGACAAGCCTATGACTGAGTTAGTCAACGAAGCCCTAGAAGCTTATTTCCAAAATCTGCCGTAA
- a CDS encoding TIGR00297 family protein gives MLSFIDSANPWLVAIGLNTILLGLVWISPKQLLTPAGIFHAWFLGVLIWVTLGWKGYLVVGFYFLVGSGVTRIGMAQKEAAGIAEKRSGARGPENVWGSALTGALCALGVGILNSGLLIPSTQSLIPNPQLLLLLGYVASFSTKLSDTTASEVGKAYGKRTFLITTLQPVARGTEGAVSLEGTIAGVVASIAIACVGWAVGLIDLLGVAWCILAAFIATNLESVIGATLQSKYDWLTNEVVNIFNTLIGAIAAILLALIWTITTSAFSA, from the coding sequence ATGTTATCTTTTATTGACTCTGCAAATCCCTGGTTGGTAGCAATAGGATTGAACACCATTTTATTGGGTTTAGTATGGATTTCGCCCAAACAGCTACTGACTCCAGCAGGAATATTTCACGCTTGGTTTCTAGGAGTACTCATTTGGGTAACTCTCGGTTGGAAAGGATATCTCGTGGTAGGGTTCTATTTTTTAGTTGGTTCTGGTGTAACACGTATTGGTATGGCACAGAAAGAAGCAGCAGGAATAGCTGAAAAGCGTTCTGGAGCTAGAGGCCCGGAAAATGTTTGGGGTTCGGCGCTGACTGGGGCTTTGTGTGCTTTGGGAGTAGGGATTCTCAATTCAGGATTACTCATACCCAGTACCCAGTCTCTAATCCCTAATCCTCAGTTGTTACTGTTGTTAGGCTATGTGGCGAGTTTTAGTACTAAGCTTTCTGATACCACTGCTAGCGAAGTCGGTAAAGCCTATGGTAAACGTACCTTTTTGATTACGACACTGCAACCTGTAGCTCGTGGTACAGAGGGAGCAGTGAGTTTAGAGGGAACAATAGCAGGTGTGGTGGCTTCGATTGCGATCGCCTGCGTAGGTTGGGCAGTGGGTTTGATAGATTTATTAGGAGTAGCTTGGTGCATATTGGCTGCATTTATCGCCACTAATTTAGAAAGTGTAATTGGTGCAACATTGCAATCTAAATATGACTGGCTTACCAATGAAGTAGTAAATATTTTCAACACATTAATTGGTGCGATCGCCGCCATCTTACTCGCCTTAATCTGGACAATTACG
- the cutA gene encoding divalent-cation tolerance protein CutA, whose translation MEIPADYGVVLVTTANKQEAETIANALVEAQLAACVSLLPIHSIYAWQGEIYKEYEWQLLIKTDLALFSTLEAKIRELHSYEVSEIIALPIVAGSQAYLQWISQQVKP comes from the coding sequence ATGGAGATACCTGCTGATTATGGTGTAGTACTGGTGACAACTGCCAACAAGCAGGAAGCAGAAACAATCGCAAATGCCCTTGTGGAAGCTCAACTAGCTGCTTGTGTGAGTTTGTTGCCCATCCATTCAATTTACGCTTGGCAAGGAGAAATATACAAAGAGTATGAGTGGCAGTTGCTGATTAAAACTGATTTGGCACTATTTTCCACTTTGGAAGCCAAAATTCGGGAACTCCACTCTTACGAGGTTTCAGAAATCATCGCCTTACCTATTGTTGCGGGTTCGCAAGCCTACTTGCAATGGATTTCTCAACAGGTTAAACCTTAG
- a CDS encoding Arm DNA-binding domain-containing protein: MHKPEKASKGSAGIESFQGRLRLRLPRQLYEGSQKYLTLGLADTPENHHIAEQTAHQIELDILSGEFDKTLTKYKPQRHLSIVIPGEQQTITTISALWDKYIEYKRPSLKPRTLDKLAVLEKHIKRCRYQNLNESIKIKLALLQQTTNSQAKDVLMYLAAACKWGMKYGLVNFNPFEGMYNSLPKHNWQDNSKPNAFSEAEKQRIIQAFKNHKPLKGMGYSYYASFVEFLFLTGCRPSEAIGLQWKHITSDCSRITFDSALVQVGNGERVRVNGSKNNKMRGFNCNQKLQVLLLSIKPENSEPESLVFPSPEGLSIHYRNFSRRAWDKIVDPLVARQTTPYSCRDTFISEQIAKGVPTAVVAKWCDNSVDVIEQKYLDAGLLDQLKPL, encoded by the coding sequence ATGCATAAACCAGAAAAGGCTTCTAAAGGATCAGCAGGTATTGAATCCTTTCAGGGAAGATTACGTCTGAGATTACCAAGACAACTTTATGAAGGTTCACAAAAGTATCTGACCCTGGGTTTAGCTGATACACCAGAAAATCACCACATAGCAGAACAGACAGCGCATCAAATAGAGTTAGATATTCTCTCTGGCGAATTTGACAAAACACTTACTAAGTACAAACCCCAGAGACATTTATCTATAGTTATTCCAGGTGAACAACAGACTATAACCACAATTTCAGCATTATGGGATAAGTACATTGAGTACAAACGTCCATCTCTAAAACCGAGAACATTAGATAAACTGGCTGTACTGGAAAAACATATTAAACGCTGTCGTTATCAAAATTTGAACGAAAGTATCAAAATTAAACTGGCTTTATTACAACAAACAACCAATTCACAAGCTAAAGATGTACTGATGTATCTGGCAGCAGCTTGTAAATGGGGCATGAAATACGGTTTAGTGAATTTTAATCCCTTTGAAGGAATGTATAATTCACTTCCCAAGCATAATTGGCAGGATAATTCAAAACCTAATGCTTTTAGTGAAGCAGAAAAGCAAAGGATAATTCAGGCTTTTAAAAATCACAAACCTTTAAAAGGTATGGGTTACAGTTATTATGCTTCATTTGTAGAGTTTTTATTCTTGACCGGATGCAGACCATCAGAAGCCATTGGCTTGCAATGGAAGCATATTACGTCTGATTGTTCTAGAATTACTTTTGATAGTGCATTAGTTCAGGTGGGAAACGGTGAAAGGGTAAGAGTTAATGGCTCCAAGAATAATAAAATGCGCGGTTTTAACTGTAATCAAAAACTACAAGTATTATTATTGTCCATTAAGCCTGAAAACTCTGAACCTGAATCTTTAGTCTTTCCATCTCCAGAAGGACTATCAATACATTATAGAAACTTTTCCCGACGGGCTTGGGATAAAATCGTAGATCCTTTAGTAGCCCGTCAAACTACTCCATATTCATGTCGTGATACTTTTATATCTGAACAAATTGCTAAAGGTGTTCCTACTGCTGTAGTGGCAAAATGGTGTGATAATTCAGTAGATGTTATAGAACAAAAGTATCTTGATGCTGGTCTTTTAGACCAACTGAAACCGCTTTAA